From one Notolabrus celidotus isolate fNotCel1 chromosome 24, fNotCel1.pri, whole genome shotgun sequence genomic stretch:
- the LOC117808444 gene encoding gamma-aminobutyric acid receptor subunit alpha-5-like, whose amino-acid sequence MRNTFWTHQLTSMAALFSDIKGQYTVMMAHFYLKRKIGYFVIQTYMPCFMTVILSQVSFWLNRESVPARTVFGVTTVLTMTTLSISARNSLPKVAYATAMDWFIAVCYAFVFSALIEFATVNYFTKRSWAWDGKKALEAQHPKKRDPMMLSKKPNNVCSAGVNYTPNLTKDVSISTISNTTSVQLRASETKMVDPKKTYNSVSKIDKMSRIVFPVLFGTFNLVYWATYLNREPVVKGAVTST is encoded by the exons ATGAGGAATACTTTTTGGACTCACCAGTTGACCAGCATGGCAGCATTGTTCTCGGACATAAAAG GACAGTACACAGTGATGATGGCCCACTTCTACCTGAAGAGGAAGATTGGATATTTTGTCATCCAGACATATATGCCCTGTTTCATGACCGTAATCCTATCCCAGGTGTCATTTTGGCTGAATCGAGAATCCGTTCCAGCGAGGACTGTCTTCG GGGTGACCACCGTGCTGACCATGACCACCCTCAGCATCAGTGCCAGGAACTCGCTCCCTAAAGTGGCCTATGCTACAGCCATGGATTGGTTTATTGCCGTCTGCTACGCGTTTGTCTTCTCCGCCCTCATTGAGTTTGCCACAGTGAACTACTTCACCAAGCGGAGCTGGGCCTGGGACGGGAAGAAGGCTCTGGAGGCACAGCACCCAAAG AAACGAGACCCCATGATGCTGTCCAAGAAGCCCAACAACGTGTGCTCAGCAGGCGTGAACTACACTCCCAACCTCACCAAGGATGTGTCCATCTCCACAATCTCCAACACCACGTCAGTTCAGCTCCGGGCCTCCGAGACCAAGATGGTGGACCCAAAGAAGACCTACAACAGCGTCAGCAAGATCGACAAGATGTCACGGATAGTGTTTCCTGTGCTCTTTGGAACCTTCAACCTGGTCTACTGGGCGACGTACCTGAACAGAGAACCGGTGGTGAAAGGAGCGGTCACCTCGACATAA